From the Oryza glaberrima chromosome 5, OglaRS2, whole genome shotgun sequence genome, one window contains:
- the LOC127772665 gene encoding acid phosphatase 1-like, which yields MATARLILLLTVAAAAAGSCCFCSAQEVIVGGVGEQLATAPPAAPAPSPPPPPPYCGSVRTAVEAHNIIGWKTVPADCAEYVSDYLTGERYGRDSDVVINEAIAYAESLKLSGHGKEIWVFDVDETALSTLPYQAKHGYGTKPYDHASFVQYVAGGSAPALQGTLRLYRRLLQLGIKPVFLTDRTEDQRAVTTHNLLSQGYCSWEKLLLQPVGLQTTTQAFKTGERQKLVSAGYVIVGNIGDQWSDILGSPEGYRTFKYPNPIYYVA from the exons atggcgacggcgaggttgaTCCTCCTGctcacggtggcggcggcggcggcgggctcctgcTGCTTCTGCAGCGCCCAGGAGGTGAtcgtgggcggcgtcggcgagcagctggcgacggcgccgccggccgcgcccgctccctcgccgccgccgccgccgccgtactgcGGCAGCGTGaggacggcggtggaggcgcacAACATCATCGGATGGAAGACGGTGCCGGCGGACTGTGCCGAGTACGTCTCCGACTACTTGACCGGCGAGCGATACGGCCGCGACTCCGACGTGGTGATCAACGAGGCCATCGCCTACGCCGAGAGCCTCAAGCTCTCCGGCCATGGCAAGGAGATCTGGGTGTTTGACGTCGACGAGACCGCCCTCTCCACCCTGCCCTACCAGGCCAAGCATGGCTATGG AACTAAGCCATATGACCACGCGAGCTTCGTCCAATACGTGGCTGGAGGGAGCGCACCGGCGCTACAGGGAACACTGCGACTCTACAGACGGTTGCTGCAGCTCGGCATCAAGCCGGTGTTCCTGACCGACCGCACCGAGGACCAGAGGGCCGTCACCACCCACAACCTCCTCTCGCAAGGCTACTGCAGCTGGGAGAAGCTATTACTCCAGCCTGTTGGGCTCCAGACCACGACTCAGGCGTTCAAGACCGGCGAGCGGCAGAAATTGGTGAGCGCCGGCTATGTCATCGTCGGCAACATCGGTGACCAATGGAGCGATATCCTCGGATCACCAGAGGGCTACCGCACCTTCAAATACCCCAACCCCATATACTACGTCGCGTAG